A DNA window from Megalobrama amblycephala isolate DHTTF-2021 linkage group LG11, ASM1881202v1, whole genome shotgun sequence contains the following coding sequences:
- the kcns3b gene encoding LOW QUALITY PROTEIN: potassium voltage-gated channel subfamily S member 3b (The sequence of the model RefSeq protein was modified relative to this genomic sequence to represent the inferred CDS: deleted 1 base in 1 codon): MMYGQVLHHQGREEDLINLNVGGIQHKVERCVLLRFPNTRVGQLIQCCSDAAILELCDDYSPTEREYYFDRSPQVFHCVLNFYRTGHFHALEELCVFYFSQEIEYWGICELDLEACCLDWFLERKQNACDESSSGASSGKISVVSSDLWKFEGTWCSDVRKLMWQTLEDPSHSKCSKGVAVVSVLVILTSIVAMCVHSMPEFRHATDSEYSVLDSLELICIIFFSVEFALRVVASPRPWKFLANPLNMIDIASILPFYVTLAFESLDKEDGEENQSLVNMGKVVQVLRLMRAFRVLKLARHSEGVRAFGETLKNCQSEVGLLILFITVGISFFSTFIYYTEKEEALSKLSSIPVCWWWAIISMTTVGYGDVYPQTAAGRIVATLCILCGLLVVSLPITIIMNTFSKYFERNTPRRRLSEAKP, from the exons ATGATGTATGGACAAGTTCTCCACCATCAAGGCAGGGAGGAAGATCTCATTAACCTCAACGTTGGAGGTATCCAGCACAAGGTGGAGCGTTGTGTTCTGCTGCGGTTCCCCAACACGCGTGTGGGTCAGTTAATCCAGTGCTGCAGCGATGCCGCCATCTTGGAACTCTGTGACGACTACAGCCCCACTGAACGGGAATACTACTTCGATCGGAGCCCACAAGTCTTCCACTGTGTTCTGAACTTCTACcgaacaggacactttcatgcTCTGGAGgaactgtgtgtgttttatttcagtCAGGAGATCGAATACTGGGGCATTTGTGAGCTGGATCTGGAAGCCTGCTGTCTGGACTGGTTCCTTGAGCGGAAACAGAATGCGTGTGACGAGTCTAGTAGTGGTGCTTCATCTGGAAAGATCTCAGTTGTGAGCAGTGACCTGTGGAAGTTTGAGGGCACCTGGTGTTCAGATGTGCGTAAGCTCATGTGGCAAACTCTTGAAGATCCCAGTCACTCCAAATGTTCCAAAGGTGTCGCTGTGGTTTCTGTCCTGGTCATTTTGACCTCCATTGTGGCAATGTGTGTCCACAGTATGCCGGAATTCAGGCATGCAACTGACAGTGAATATTCTGTCCTAGACTCTCTGGAGCTCATCTGTATTATTTTCTTCTCAGTGGAGTTTGCCCTGCGGGTTGTAGCATCTCCTCGTCCATGGAAGTTTTTGGCAAACCCTCTGAACATGATCGACATTGCTTCTATCTTGCCTTTCTATGTGACGCTGGCCTTTGAAAGTTTGGACAAAGAGGATGGGGAGGAAAACCAAAGTCTGGTCAACATGGGGAAGGTGGTTCAGGTTCTCCGGTTAATGAGGGCCTTCAGGGTCCTGAAGCTTGCAAGACATTCAGAGGGGGTGAGAGCATTTGGGGAAACTCTAAAGAACTGTCAAAGTGAGGTGGGTCTCCTCATTCTTTTCATTACTGTTGGAATATCATTCTTCTCAACTTTTATCTACTACACAGAAAAGGAAGAAGCTTTGTCCAAACTCTCTTCCATTCCTGTTTGTTGGTGGTGGGCCATTATTTCAATGACAACAGTGGGCTACGGAGATGTATATCCACAGACAGCGGCTGGGAGAATTGTAGCTACACTTTGCATCCTCTGTGGGTTACTT GTGGTTTCGTTACCCATCACCATCATCATGAACACCTTTTCTAAGTACTTTGAGAGAAATACACCCAGGAGGCGCCTTTCAGAAGCTAAACCATAG